AGGCTAGGCCGATGGTGGCGAGACCAGGCGCACCACCGTGTGAAACGATGGTTTGAATCGGGCCTGCTTCACCGAAATAACCGGAAAGGATTGCCGAGACTTCGGTCGTTCCGAGTCCGAGGATAAGGTTCGGATTCGGGAACTGACTAAGCGCCGTGCTCACGGCCGCAGCCACTGCCTGGCCGCGCTCCTCCTGAGAAAGTGGCGCGAAGTCTGGGTACGAGACGTAGTACACGTTCGATGCGCCCACGATGGTGCTAAGGTTCGAGCCACCACCGGAGAGCTGGCCCGAGAGTCCCTGTCCATACGCATCATCTTTTACGAAGACGAGAATACGCCGAGGCTGCTGAGCGTGAAGTTCACGCACGCGCTCAAAGAACGCTCGAGCTTGGAGCACGTCAGACGGAATGGTTCTGAACACGAGACCGTCGTCGATAAGCGTAGTCAAACTAGGGACGCTAGCCGTAGGCAGCATCATCATGACGCCTGCGTCTTTCGCCACGTTATTGAACACACTTAGGCCAGCTTCAGAGAAGATGGGGCCCACAATCGCCGGCGTCTTCAACTCGTCAATAAGGAACCGTGCGCCGGCTCGTGCGATGGAGTTCTGACCCTCGTCATCACACACAACCAATACAACGTTGGTGCCGTCCGGAAGACCGCCGGTGCGGTTCACCTCTTTGACAGCTAGTCGAATCGCCTGCTCAAGCGGCGGGCCGATATCCACGAAATTGGTCTTCGGAAGGATGGAGCCAAGCACGATCGTTCGGGTGGCTTCGAGCTCATCGCCCACGATCACAGGCGCACAATTGGGAGACTCAAGCGTCTGGCAGAAGCCTTCGATACAGAGGTTATCGCCCTCGAGGTCTGCACACTCGACGTTCTGAGTACAGGCCTGTCGGTTGTCCATATCGTCCGGCATATCCGGCTCAGGCATATCCGGCTCAGTCATGTCCTCGCCCATATCGTTTTCAGTCATGTCTGGCTCGCCCATATCCGATACCGGGTTGGGGTCCACACATTGGTTCGCCGAGCAGGTGTTACGTACGGGATCGGTGCAATCGGCGGACGTCCGGCACTCAATGCCGGTAATCGGCACACATTCTTCGCTCACACACTGAAGAAGTTCGCCGGATTGCTCGAGGGCTTCACAATCGCCGTCGGTTTTGCACTCGGCAAAGTCGTAGCGCAAGCTGCATCCCGAGAGGGCAATAAGGCCCAACAAGAGACTAATTTTTACTAAGCTCGTCATGTGTTTCCTCGTAATCAATAGGTCAGTGAGAGGCCGAGGCCTGCTTCGTGTTGACCCACATATGGGGCGATTGCAACGCCGCCTTCACTGGGTTTCGCTGTAAAGAATAGGACCGTGCCAACACCCGCGGCGATAATCCCCGAGATGAGCAAGCTGTCCGAGACGATTGAAAACGTGGACCCGGAGTCTGCCGCATCCCGCCGCTCTTGGAGTGTGGTTGCGTTCTCAAACGTGTCGTATTCGCCAGAGGCTAAGAAACCGAACGCGAGTGAGCCACCAAGGAGAACCGCGCTGCTGCCGAGCACGATGTACGACACGGTACGATCAGGCTCTCCAGCGGGTGCTGCCGGCGGTGGGGTGGTCTGAGCATTCTCTTCGGTTGCCTCTTCTTCCTCGAGTTCGAGCACGCCTTTGATCGTCTTGATGCGCTCGAGCGCGTCGGCACGCGATTCTTGCTCAACATTTGGCGACTTCACGAAGCGCTCAAAGTACTCAAGGGCATTCTCTAATTGCCCGGCCTGCTCGTAGATGCGGCCGACGTTATAAAGAATGTTGGAGATCGGACGAATTTGATACGCATCGATGAAGGCTTGCGCGGCGGCGCTATAATCGCCTTCCTCGTATTTCTTATTACCGAGGTCGGTCAATTCCTTGAACCGCTCAACTTGTTCCTCGCTCAATTCTTGAGCGACCACCCCTTGCAGGGGCGCTGCAGCCATCAATGCGACTAGAAGACACGAAATCACGCGTTGCATGAGTAACCTTCTCTTTGCTGTGTTGTGACAAAATCTTGTCACGAATCTAGAACGAACTCACTTACGATGCAACTGATCGCGTCACTCGTCGAGAAAATCGAACTCATTCTCTCGATGAAAGCCAAGGAATGGATCCGAGAGCTTATGGTCGGGAATCTCAAACGTGTGCGGATATAGCGGCGCACCGCCGTCCACTGAGAGACATTCGCCTGTAATAAAGGATGCAGCGGGACTCAAAAGAAAGCACACCGCCGCGCTGACTTCCGCCTCGCGTCCAAGGCGTTTGAGAGGCACAGACTTCTTGAGATCCGGGATCGTGGCCTTGACGTAGTCTGGATAGGTATCCATGCCGCTCGACGCGATCCACCCTGGCGCTACCGCGTTGACCCGAACCCCGCAGCCTGCCCATTCCACAGCCGCAGTTTTCGTGAAGTTGACCATGCCTGCCCGAGCTGCCCCGCTATGACCCATGCCAGGCATGCCGCGCCACATATCGGCGACGATATTGACGATGGCGCCGCCGTGCTCGTTCATCCATTGGGTATAAACCTCCCGGCTCATCAAGAATCCGCCGGTAAGGTTTGTGGCCACGACCGCGTCCCAGCCCTTCTTGGTGGTATAGGCGAGCGGCGCGGGGAATTGGCCGCCGGCGTTGTTGACCAGAAAGTCTATGCGTTTTTGATCTTCTAAGATCTGGCTGACGGCGGCTTTGACCCCTTCTTCGTCGCGGATATCCACCGAATACCAGCTCGCCTGGCCGCCATCTTCCTCAATCTCGGCCTGGACCGTCTTGAGCTTGTCTTCCTTTCGGCCGATCAGGACAACGTGTGCTCCAAGGCTTGCGAGCTCGTGGCTAATGCATCGTCCAATTCCGGAGCCGCCGCCGGTCACGACGGCAACGCGGTTTTCGAAAATACCCGATTTGAAGATTGAATCGTACATACTCAGTGGCCTTTGTGATTTCTGTTAATGCGCTTGTACAACTTTTGGCCCACATATTGCTTCATAGTCAATCAACTTTATTTGCCCGGTGAGTTTCAAATGATGAATAGACGATTGAATTACCTATTCGGTGCGATGTTGCTCGGATTGGCGGCCTGCGGGGATGACTCGAGTCTCACCGAGGCCAATGTTGGTGGAGGAGACTACTCGCCCAGTCCTGGCGAGGGAAACAACACGACCGACTTCGACTCAGGGTTCAGCAACACCAACAACGACGGGGAAGAGCCGTTCATCCCCGAAGAGGAGGTTTTCCTCGTCAGACAACTCGCGACCACTGACAATTATGTCTTTATCCCGAACTCCTCGGAGCTCGCGAACACGGTCGCACGCGTGGACGCCAACACGCTCGAGGTGCAGCCAATTAGGGTTGGGCTCAGTCCCACCGAAATTGCAGCGACTCAGATTTCTGAGGTTGGGGCTGTGGCCTACGTCCTCTGCGAAGGAAATCACACCATTTCGATCATCCGCGCTGACCTTCCCGCCCGCACAGGGACTGGCCTTGGGGATGTTCGGCCGCTCCGCGTACCCGCCGAGGTCAACGCCCTGAGGCTCGCCCCAGACGGAAAGCACGCACTGGCATTCATCGACCCGACCCTTCCGTTCTCCGGTAACGCGATCGCTTCGCTTCAGGTGCTCTCGCTCGTTCGGCTAGCCGAC
This Microvenator marinus DNA region includes the following protein-coding sequences:
- a CDS encoding tetratricopeptide repeat protein, which gives rise to MQRVISCLLVALMAAAPLQGVVAQELSEEQVERFKELTDLGNKKYEEGDYSAAAQAFIDAYQIRPISNILYNVGRIYEQAGQLENALEYFERFVKSPNVEQESRADALERIKTIKGVLELEEEEATEENAQTTPPPAAPAGEPDRTVSYIVLGSSAVLLGGSLAFGFLASGEYDTFENATTLQERRDAADSGSTFSIVSDSLLISGIIAAGVGTVLFFTAKPSEGGVAIAPYVGQHEAGLGLSLTY
- a CDS encoding ABC transporter substrate-binding protein, giving the protein MTSLVKISLLLGLIALSGCSLRYDFAECKTDGDCEALEQSGELLQCVSEECVPITGIECRTSADCTDPVRNTCSANQCVDPNPVSDMGEPDMTENDMGEDMTEPDMPEPDMPDDMDNRQACTQNVECADLEGDNLCIEGFCQTLESPNCAPVIVGDELEATRTIVLGSILPKTNFVDIGPPLEQAIRLAVKEVNRTGGLPDGTNVVLVVCDDEGQNSIARAGARFLIDELKTPAIVGPIFSEAGLSVFNNVAKDAGVMMMLPTASVPSLTTLIDDGLVFRTIPSDVLQARAFFERVRELHAQQPRRILVFVKDDAYGQGLSGQLSGGGSNLSTIVGASNVYYVSYPDFAPLSQEERGQAVAAAVSTALSQFPNPNLILGLGTTEVSAILSGYFGEAGPIQTIVSHGGAPGLATIGLASNGALTDNQTVTAIGPNIFDTLNYPVYLARFEQEYPGTPPTTISTITYDATMSVLLAMGAVPAGEALTGANIAAAMPSIADKDGTKVSYGDDADYFNTAKAILQAGNTIDFRGVSGEVDFDSNGDIRSGYLGFTAFLNPNTNTYDLAPYRAFQFLSPTAGLWVTLCGGLPVAPPFATCQDSNFACVPVNAEGTQACLPLCDAQDPMCPSGLTCTPISQTAAVCAP
- a CDS encoding SDR family oxidoreductase; the encoded protein is MYDSIFKSGIFENRVAVVTGGGSGIGRCISHELASLGAHVVLIGRKEDKLKTVQAEIEEDGGQASWYSVDIRDEEGVKAAVSQILEDQKRIDFLVNNAGGQFPAPLAYTTKKGWDAVVATNLTGGFLMSREVYTQWMNEHGGAIVNIVADMWRGMPGMGHSGAARAGMVNFTKTAAVEWAGCGVRVNAVAPGWIASSGMDTYPDYVKATIPDLKKSVPLKRLGREAEVSAAVCFLLSPAASFITGECLSVDGGAPLYPHTFEIPDHKLSDPFLGFHRENEFDFLDE